In the genome of cyanobacterium endosymbiont of Braarudosphaera bigelowii, one region contains:
- a CDS encoding SpoIID/LytB domain-containing protein, which produces MLISKKKILFVIFSLILPLGNIFFSKAFAKDLNLNIGIVQRFGERKEDKLFITTGNQNKLTIKFQNSQGHFQTLITNEISLNILDRPLSKSLLKEYIVLSDHTNFETAEDNSKKWQERGIQTEIMQPGQWQVWAKREVYETPLLRRWLLNALKTKGYTRPYMESTILANKSQATFAVNGEQYYSDYIEIIPDNHPIYLINLEQKKRAYSGNLKLQPNAYGTYTLVNYVPLESYLRGVVPHEIGHNAPINAIKAQTIIARTYALRNLRRFKADDYELCADTHCQVYYGLSGINLKINKAINDTKGLVLTYQNKLVDALYSSTTGGVTANFTDIWNGEERPYLKTIVDSPQHNIWNFSSRSLKQEKDFRNFIKLTKGFNETGRSAFRWKYKVTKVELARNLQKFLVIQKHPLSNFKIINSIKITERSASGRILKAIVDTDIGIIELKKNQVRSAFGPSKSTLFYLDPVYNKQNKITGYSFIGGGFGHGVGLSQYGSYNLANLGWSENQILHFYYPGTKVISLDDSIIF; this is translated from the coding sequence ATGTTAATAAGTAAAAAAAAAATACTGTTTGTTATTTTTTCTCTTATACTTCCACTAGGAAATATCTTTTTTTCAAAAGCTTTTGCAAAAGATCTCAACCTTAATATTGGTATAGTACAAAGATTTGGGGAAAGAAAGGAAGATAAACTTTTTATCACTACTGGAAATCAGAATAAACTGACTATTAAATTTCAAAATTCTCAGGGTCATTTTCAGACTTTAATTACAAATGAAATTAGTCTCAACATTTTAGATAGACCACTATCTAAGTCTCTCTTAAAAGAATATATCGTTCTTAGTGATCATACTAACTTCGAAACTGCTGAAGATAATTCTAAAAAATGGCAGGAAAGAGGTATTCAAACCGAAATTATGCAACCAGGACAATGGCAGGTTTGGGCGAAAAGAGAGGTTTATGAAACACCCTTGTTAAGACGTTGGTTGTTAAATGCTCTTAAAACAAAAGGTTACACTAGACCATACATGGAGTCTACTATCTTAGCGAATAAGTCTCAAGCAACATTCGCTGTCAATGGAGAGCAGTATTACAGTGATTATATTGAAATTATTCCAGACAATCACCCTATTTATCTGATTAATTTGGAACAAAAAAAAAGAGCTTATTCTGGTAATTTAAAACTACAGCCTAATGCATATGGCACTTATACTCTGGTTAATTATGTTCCACTAGAATCATACTTAAGAGGTGTTGTTCCTCATGAAATTGGACATAATGCTCCAATCAACGCAATAAAAGCTCAAACGATTATTGCTCGTACATATGCCCTGCGCAATTTGAGGAGGTTTAAGGCGGATGATTATGAGCTTTGTGCTGATACACATTGTCAAGTGTATTATGGGCTTAGTGGGATTAATTTGAAGATTAATAAAGCAATTAATGATACTAAAGGCTTAGTATTAACCTATCAGAATAAATTAGTAGATGCTCTTTATTCTTCAACTACGGGAGGAGTTACAGCTAACTTTACTGATATTTGGAATGGAGAAGAAAGACCTTATTTGAAAACAATTGTTGACTCTCCTCAACACAATATATGGAATTTTTCTTCAAGATCTCTAAAACAAGAAAAAGATTTTCGTAACTTTATTAAGTTAACAAAAGGTTTTAATGAGACTGGAAGAAGTGCTTTTCGTTGGAAATATAAAGTTACTAAAGTTGAATTAGCTAGAAATCTACAAAAATTTTTGGTAATACAAAAGCACCCTTTGTCAAATTTCAAAATTATTAATTCAATAAAAATAACTGAGCGTTCAGCATCTGGAAGAATTTTAAAAGCTATTGTGGATACAGATATTGGAATTATTGAACTAAAAAAGAATCAAGTTCGTAGTGCATTTGGCCCTTCTAAAAGTACCCTTTTCTATCTCGATCCTGTGTATAATAAGCAAAATAAAATTACGGGTTATAGTTTTATTGGTGGTGGATTTGGACATGGGGTAGGGCTTAGCCAGTATGGATCTTACAACTTAGCTAATTTGGGATGGAGCGAAAATCAAATTCTTCATTTTTATTATCCTGGTACTAAGGTTATATCTTTAGATGACTCAATCATTTTTTAA